In one Brassica oleracea var. oleracea cultivar TO1000 chromosome C9, BOL, whole genome shotgun sequence genomic region, the following are encoded:
- the LOC106313900 gene encoding protein LATERAL ROOT PRIMORDIUM 1: protein MGMVGLRDVYLVAPGYHHQNAGVVSGSDQINSNASLGVGMIPLLTAAPPHQQNVEDTDINFLGDSRRWQNNNSNQTQYLHFKSAHQTAVASSSNNSGSGSAASGTATCQDCGNQAKKECKQRRCRTCCKSRGFDCSTHVKSTWVSAARRRERQVMPTASTSSGTKKLRIVGSQQQQQATSHTSTSNTPPQSFDTSSSRRDGGPREAWPGQVRAAAVFKCVRVTAVEDGDDEYAYQAVVKIGGHVFKGFLYDQGLEPKEGFPNMSDLHLGGGADNNNGVSVASQPNLDPPPNVYGGGGSGGFYG from the exons ATGGGTATGGTCGGTCTAAGAGACGTCTACCTTGTTGCTCCGGGGTACCACCACCAGAACGCCGGAGTTGTATCTGGATCCGATCAGATCAACAGTAATGCATCGCTCGGCGTTGGAATGATTCCTCTCCTCACGGCGGCTCCGCCGCATCAGCAAAACGTGGAGGACACCGACATTAACTTCCTCGGAGACAGCCGGAGATGGCAGAACAACAACAGCAACCAGACGCAGTATCTTCACTTCAAGAGTGCTCATCAGACGGCGGTGGCGTCTAGCTCGAACAACTCAGGCTCTGGCTCGGCCGCGTCGGGAACCGCCACGTGTCAAGACTGTGGAAACCAGGCGAAGAAGGAATGCAAGCAGAGGCGGTGCAGGACGTGCTGCAAGAGCCGTGGCTTTGATTGTTCGACTCACGTGAAGAGCACGTGGGTCTCTGCGGCTCGTAGGAGAGAACGGCAGGTCATGCCCACCGCGTCGACCTCCTCGGGGACCAAGAAGCTGAGGATCGTTGGGTCTCAACAACAACAACAAGCCACTTCTCATACTTCAACTTCTAACACGCCTCCTCAGAGTTTCGATACCAGCTCCAGCCGCCGAG ATGGAGGACCAAGAGAAGCTTGGCCGGGGCAGGTTAGGGCCGCGGCTGTGTTCAAGTGTGTGAGAGTCACGGCGGTGGAGGACGGGGACGACGAGTACGCATACCAGGCGGTGGTGAAAATAGGTGGCCATGTCTTTAAAGGCTTCTTGTATGATCAAGGGCTTGAACCTAAAGAAGGTTTTCCTAATATGTCAGACTTGCATTTAGGCGGGGGAGCTGATAACAATAACGGAGTGTCTGTTGCCTCACAGCCTAATCTTGATCCGCCGCCAAATGTATACGGTGGTGGTGGTTCAGGGGGTTTTTACGGTTAA
- the LOC106316432 gene encoding ankyrin repeat-containing protein P16F5.05c codes for MTGNPSGLKIRFCPVEKMGAETVVEAEKIDDLLEAARYNDIDDLKSLAFDGVSLNSRDSQGRTALHMAAANGHMSIVEYLISQGVDINALNEENNAPLHWACLNGHIEVVKKMILAGASLSLLNRYERTPMDEAIGAGKMEIIDAINTTVTQMELENTTVA; via the exons ATGACTGGAAACCCCTCAGGATTGAAAATTAGATTTTGTCCGGTGGAGAAGATGGGAGCAGAAACGGTCGTGGAAGCTGAGAAAATTGACGACTTGCTCGAG GCAGCTAGATACAATGATATAGATGATCTCAAAAGCTTGGCCTTTGATGGTGTCTCTCTTAACTCTCGCGATTCCCAAGGCCGAACAG CGCTTCATATGGCCGCGGCGAATGGACATATGAGTATAGTGGAGTATCTGATCAGTCAAGGAGTG GATATTAACGCTTTGAACGAGGAGAACAATGCTCCTCTGCATTGGGCTTGTTTGAATGGCCATATCGAG GTTGTGAAGAAAATGATCTTGGCAGGAGCCAGTCTTAGTCTTTTGAATCG GTACGAGCGGACTCCCATGGACGAAGCTATTGGTGCAGGGAAGATGGAGATTATAGATGCTATCAACACAACTGTTACACAAATGGAACTTGAAAACACCACTGTAGCCTGA